A window of the Microbacterium sp. AZCO genome harbors these coding sequences:
- a CDS encoding NAD-dependent epimerase/dehydratase family protein codes for MTVLVTGASGFLGRAVAAELVARGHTVRSLQRRPSQVDGVTDVRGSVADPALIARAVDGATSVVHLAAKVSLTGTLQDFRAVNVEGTRSLIDAAERAGVTGFVYVSSPSVAHVGAALAGVGAEPASPRHAQGHYARTKAEAELLALARDSTGLQVVAIRPHLIWGPGDTQLIERIVERARRGRLPLLNGGTALIDTTYIDNAATGIVAALDRLPRAHGNAYVLTNGEPRPVGELMAGICRAAGVHPPRWSVPAGVALTAGTAIEKVWAVLPTRDEPPMTRFLAQQLSTAHWFDQRETRRALDWSPTVSIDEGLDRLARSYAA; via the coding sequence ATGACGGTGCTCGTCACAGGAGCATCGGGATTCCTCGGCCGCGCCGTCGCGGCCGAGCTCGTCGCCCGCGGCCACACCGTCCGCTCCCTGCAGCGTCGACCCTCCCAGGTGGACGGCGTCACCGACGTCCGCGGCTCGGTCGCCGATCCGGCGCTGATCGCACGCGCGGTCGACGGTGCGACCTCGGTGGTGCACCTCGCCGCCAAGGTCTCCCTGACCGGGACGCTGCAGGATTTCCGCGCCGTCAACGTCGAGGGGACCCGGTCGCTGATCGATGCCGCCGAGCGCGCCGGTGTCACCGGGTTCGTCTACGTCTCCTCCCCGTCCGTGGCACATGTGGGAGCGGCCCTGGCCGGGGTCGGAGCAGAGCCGGCGTCGCCGCGCCACGCGCAGGGCCACTACGCGCGGACCAAGGCGGAGGCGGAGCTGCTCGCGCTTGCTCGCGACTCGACCGGGTTGCAGGTCGTGGCGATCCGCCCGCACCTGATCTGGGGCCCCGGCGACACGCAGCTCATCGAGCGGATCGTCGAGCGCGCCCGCCGCGGACGACTCCCCCTGCTCAACGGCGGCACGGCCCTCATCGACACGACCTACATCGACAACGCGGCGACAGGCATCGTCGCCGCACTCGACCGTCTCCCGCGCGCGCACGGGAACGCCTACGTCCTCACGAACGGCGAGCCGCGGCCGGTCGGGGAGCTCATGGCGGGCATCTGCCGCGCTGCCGGCGTGCATCCGCCGCGCTGGAGCGTACCCGCGGGGGTGGCGCTCACGGCCGGCACCGCCATCGAGAAGGTGTGGGCGGTTCTCCCCACGCGGGACGAGCCCCCGATGACGCGTTTCCTCGCACAGCAGCTGTCGACGGCGCACTGGTTCGACCAGCGTGAGACGCGCCGCGCCCTGGATTGGTCGCCGACGGTCTCGATCGATGAGGGACTCGATCGCCTGGCCCGCAGCTACGCGGCGTGA
- a CDS encoding formylglycine-generating enzyme family protein: MVLLEGGSFTMGSDDFYPDERPAHARVVEPFWIDRHQVTNADFARFVADTGYLTVAERALAASDYPDLPAEDLVPGSLVFTATAGPVDLREWRQWWRWEPGAQWRHPEGPDSSIDDRMAHPVVQVAFEDAEAYARWAGKRLPSETEFEYAARGGGPDAPFAWGDEPFPGGEARANTWIGRFPYDNQGRFGASTAPVGSYPANGYGLFDTIGNVWERTSDYYSPRHVVPGGRPVERGARSELLPAASAEPGSRVPRRVLKGGSYLCSPDYCLRFRPAARSPQADDTSTTHIGFRCARDA; the protein is encoded by the coding sequence ATGGTCCTGCTCGAGGGCGGGTCGTTCACGATGGGAAGCGATGACTTCTACCCGGACGAGCGGCCCGCCCACGCGCGCGTCGTCGAGCCGTTCTGGATCGACCGCCACCAGGTGACGAACGCCGACTTCGCGCGTTTCGTCGCCGACACCGGGTATCTGACGGTCGCGGAGAGGGCGCTCGCGGCATCCGACTATCCCGATCTCCCCGCCGAGGATCTCGTCCCCGGCTCGCTCGTCTTCACAGCCACCGCCGGGCCGGTGGATCTGCGCGAGTGGCGCCAGTGGTGGCGGTGGGAGCCCGGCGCGCAGTGGCGGCATCCCGAGGGCCCGGACTCGTCGATCGACGACCGGATGGCGCATCCGGTCGTACAGGTCGCCTTCGAGGATGCCGAGGCGTACGCCCGGTGGGCCGGCAAGCGGCTGCCCTCGGAGACGGAGTTCGAGTACGCCGCACGCGGGGGCGGGCCGGACGCGCCGTTCGCCTGGGGCGACGAGCCCTTCCCCGGCGGCGAGGCGCGCGCCAACACCTGGATCGGCCGATTCCCCTACGACAATCAAGGTCGGTTCGGAGCCTCCACGGCGCCCGTCGGCTCGTACCCGGCGAACGGGTACGGGCTCTTCGACACGATCGGCAACGTCTGGGAGCGGACGAGCGACTACTACTCGCCGCGCCATGTCGTGCCGGGCGGCCGACCCGTCGAGCGCGGCGCTCGCTCCGAGCTGCTCCCCGCCGCGAGCGCCGAGCCCGGCTCGCGCGTGCCGCGGCGCGTGCTCAAGGGCGGGTCGTACCTGTGCTCCCCGGACTACTGCCTGCGGTTCCGGCCGGCCGCTCGCTCGCCGCAGGCCGACGACACCTCGACGACGCACATCGGCTTCCGCTGCGCACGCGACGCGTGA
- a CDS encoding cyanophycinase: MRPPALHIGAIAVAAALVLAPAAVASAAPSAANQHPHAVLIGGNLKENAEILQTIVDLADPDGAGPRKARIAIVTAAAPAARTAGDAADDSKNNAAANGLYYSALFQSYGAETYAVPIDTGVDFPGDTYTPANASDPAVAAEIAASTGLFFGGGDQMRYVRTLFSCDDAELEAYTDCTDTAAMTAIRQVAARGVVSGVSAGLTIQQGADMITGGESYEAWRDGAAAGYLDDERALGYLPYGGFGFVDGVLIDSHFTTWGREGRAVKLALETGHPYVLGIDETTAVVLDRTTGKGAVIGEHGTSVLDLTQAVTTESGVAGVRWSYASAGDGIRLGDTAGVVKGKDASPLKARGSAAEPRTDMWDSLDGVGGAYTLRDLAREVVGSASRTGQGVSFETGPRFATTLTRDGATAAWTTRAGAVSFAGLRMDIATVD; this comes from the coding sequence ATGCGTCCCCCAGCCCTTCACATCGGTGCGATCGCCGTCGCCGCGGCCCTCGTGCTAGCCCCGGCCGCTGTCGCGTCGGCCGCACCGAGCGCCGCCAACCAACACCCCCATGCCGTGCTCATCGGGGGAAACCTCAAGGAGAACGCCGAGATCCTGCAGACGATCGTCGATCTCGCCGACCCTGACGGTGCCGGTCCGCGCAAGGCTCGGATCGCCATTGTCACGGCCGCGGCCCCCGCTGCCCGCACCGCCGGCGACGCCGCCGACGACTCGAAGAACAACGCCGCCGCCAACGGGCTGTACTACTCCGCGCTGTTCCAGAGCTACGGCGCCGAGACCTACGCTGTGCCGATCGACACCGGTGTCGACTTCCCGGGTGACACCTACACGCCCGCGAACGCCTCAGACCCCGCAGTGGCGGCCGAGATCGCGGCATCCACCGGTCTCTTCTTCGGCGGCGGCGACCAGATGCGGTATGTGCGCACGCTCTTCTCGTGCGATGACGCAGAGCTCGAGGCCTACACCGACTGCACAGACACCGCTGCGATGACGGCGATCCGCCAGGTGGCGGCGCGCGGCGTCGTGTCGGGCGTGAGCGCCGGCCTGACGATCCAGCAGGGCGCCGACATGATCACCGGCGGCGAATCGTACGAGGCCTGGCGCGACGGCGCGGCCGCGGGCTACCTCGACGATGAGCGTGCGCTCGGCTACCTGCCGTACGGCGGCTTCGGATTCGTCGACGGCGTCCTCATCGACAGCCACTTCACGACGTGGGGCCGCGAGGGCCGCGCGGTCAAGCTTGCGCTCGAAACCGGCCACCCGTACGTGCTCGGCATCGACGAGACGACCGCCGTCGTCCTCGACCGCACCACGGGCAAGGGGGCCGTCATCGGCGAGCACGGAACATCGGTCCTCGACCTGACGCAGGCCGTCACGACGGAGAGCGGTGTGGCGGGAGTCCGCTGGAGCTATGCGAGCGCGGGCGACGGCATCCGGCTCGGCGATACGGCCGGCGTCGTGAAGGGCAAGGATGCCTCACCCCTGAAGGCACGCGGATCCGCCGCGGAGCCCCGCACCGATATGTGGGACTCGCTCGACGGAGTGGGCGGCGCCTACACCCTGCGCGACCTCGCACGCGAGGTCGTGGGGTCCGCATCCCGCACGGGCCAGGGCGTCAGCTTCGAGACCGGACCCCGGTTCGCCACGACCCTGACGCGTGACGGTGCCACGGCCGCGTGGACGACCCGCGCCGGCGCCGTCTCGTTCGCCGGGCTGCGCATGGACATCGCGACGGTCGACTGA
- a CDS encoding MurR/RpiR family transcriptional regulator: MAEAGIAESIRRGMGDCSPAERKVARVLLSAYPSAGFETVARLADRAGVSGPTVLRFVQRLGYRGFPDFQEALRRDLDERSASPLRIHQSRPPREDASASLRERAAAISVATLQRTFDELSTHDLDRSVDLISSAPGAVLIAGGRYSGLLGQVLALHLEQLRPRVRVLPDDAPARAALVEDMGRRDVLVLFDYRRYEDHTQRLARAARARHASIVLFTDSWLSPIASDADVVLSSETGAPSPFDALTPVLALIEAVVAGCFDRLGDAAVDRMARADKVASDLGLY, from the coding sequence ATGGCCGAGGCCGGCATCGCGGAGTCGATCCGCCGCGGCATGGGCGACTGCTCGCCCGCCGAGCGGAAGGTCGCCCGCGTGCTGCTGTCGGCCTACCCTTCGGCGGGATTCGAGACGGTCGCGCGCCTGGCCGATCGCGCCGGAGTGAGCGGGCCGACCGTCCTGCGCTTCGTGCAGCGGCTGGGGTACCGCGGCTTCCCGGACTTCCAAGAGGCTCTGCGGCGCGACCTCGACGAGCGCTCCGCCTCGCCCCTGCGCATCCATCAGAGCCGTCCTCCGCGCGAGGACGCCTCGGCGTCGCTGCGCGAGCGCGCCGCGGCCATCTCGGTCGCCACGCTTCAGCGCACCTTCGACGAGCTCAGCACGCATGATCTCGACCGCAGTGTCGATCTCATCTCGTCGGCGCCCGGCGCCGTGCTGATCGCCGGCGGCCGTTACAGCGGCCTGCTCGGGCAGGTGCTCGCGCTGCATCTCGAGCAGCTCCGTCCCCGCGTGCGTGTCCTCCCGGACGACGCACCGGCGCGGGCCGCTCTCGTCGAAGACATGGGGCGGCGCGATGTGCTCGTGCTGTTCGACTACCGCCGCTACGAGGATCACACGCAGCGTCTGGCGCGTGCGGCCCGCGCCCGGCACGCCTCGATCGTGCTCTTCACGGACAGCTGGCTCTCGCCGATCGCGTCGGACGCCGACGTCGTCCTGTCGAGCGAGACCGGCGCTCCCTCGCCCTTCGACGCCCTGACTCCCGTTCTCGCCCTTATCGAGGCCGTCGTCGCGGGCTGCTTCGATCGGCTCGGCGATGCCGCGGTCGACCGCATGGCGCGCGCCGACAAGGTCGCGAGCGACCTGGGACTCTACTGA
- a CDS encoding M20 family metallopeptidase — MPPVPGAVLAPTAPILRARAEALVPAFRRDLAALVRIDSGSHSAAGVDRAGEWCAERLAEIGLEVERVPTPLSDGTAFGGVVVGRMRGTGSSRILLFAHLDTVFADGTAAARPYREDAGRAYGPGVCDDKSGVLAGLYAARLLAESGWTDFAEVVIALTPDEEVGSPASGAILAELARGMDAALCLECARENGDLVTARKGVADVRIDIRGRAAHSGVEPHRGRNAAVEAAHLLLDVQSLSGARPDLTVNIGVVSAGERTNVVPASARLLGEVRAARLADLEWALAAIEARAAATVIDGVSAEVERMAVCPPLEPDATADLFAAAAAVGAELGIAVAGAATGGVSDANFVAATGTPVLDGLGPIGGDDHAESEWLDLGSVADRVALLAGLVVRIAAE, encoded by the coding sequence ATGCCGCCCGTTCCGGGCGCCGTCCTCGCACCGACGGCGCCGATCCTGCGCGCGCGGGCCGAGGCGCTCGTTCCGGCGTTCCGCCGCGACCTCGCCGCGCTGGTCCGCATCGATTCCGGCTCTCATTCCGCCGCGGGCGTCGACCGGGCGGGGGAGTGGTGCGCGGAGCGCCTCGCCGAGATCGGACTCGAGGTCGAGCGCGTGCCGACACCCCTCTCGGACGGCACCGCGTTCGGCGGCGTCGTGGTCGGGCGCATGCGCGGCACCGGCAGCAGCCGTATTCTCCTGTTCGCCCACCTGGACACCGTCTTCGCCGACGGCACGGCCGCCGCCCGGCCCTACCGCGAAGATGCGGGTCGGGCCTACGGGCCCGGTGTGTGCGACGACAAGAGCGGGGTCCTCGCCGGCCTCTATGCGGCGAGGCTGCTCGCCGAGAGCGGCTGGACCGACTTCGCGGAGGTCGTCATCGCCCTGACGCCCGATGAGGAGGTCGGATCGCCGGCTTCCGGGGCGATCCTCGCGGAGCTCGCGAGGGGGATGGATGCCGCGCTCTGCCTCGAGTGCGCGCGCGAGAACGGCGACCTCGTGACCGCCCGGAAGGGCGTCGCCGATGTGCGCATCGACATCCGTGGCCGAGCGGCTCACTCCGGCGTCGAGCCGCACCGCGGTCGCAACGCCGCCGTCGAGGCCGCGCATCTCCTGCTCGACGTGCAGTCCCTGAGCGGCGCTCGCCCCGATCTGACGGTCAACATCGGCGTCGTGAGCGCGGGGGAGCGCACCAATGTCGTCCCGGCCTCCGCCCGTCTGCTCGGCGAGGTGAGGGCCGCACGGCTCGCGGACCTCGAGTGGGCGCTCGCCGCCATCGAGGCGCGCGCGGCGGCCACCGTGATCGACGGCGTCTCGGCCGAGGTAGAGCGCATGGCGGTCTGTCCGCCGCTCGAGCCGGACGCGACAGCCGACCTCTTCGCCGCCGCCGCGGCGGTCGGGGCCGAGCTCGGCATCGCGGTCGCCGGCGCCGCGACGGGAGGAGTCTCCGACGCCAACTTCGTCGCGGCCACGGGGACCCCGGTGCTCGACGGCCTGGGGCCCATCGGTGGAGACGACCACGCCGAGAGCGAATGGCTCGACCTCGGCAGCGTCGCAGATCGCGTCGCGCTCCTCGCCGGCCTCGTCGTGCGCATCGCGGCGGAGTGA
- a CDS encoding amino acid ABC transporter permease, translating to MASSPQLATGTAADATDQRRPAPIQAVPLRHPWRWVSGIIVGLVAATLILAFAQNPNIDWPTVGEYLFAPLTLQGLATTIYLTIAAMAIGLAGGVVVAIMRLSPNPVLRVVSGLFVWIFRGTPVLLQLIFWGFIGAFLPKIVIGIPFTDVEFWSIGTSDLIPATVAALLALGLNEMAYASEIVRAGIASVDHGQTEAAHSLGMTPGRTMRRIVLPQAMRVIVPPMGNEVITMLKTTALVSVIAGRDLMSNLQAAYAQNFKIIPLLIVAAIWYLVLTSILAVPQAWLERRFGRGVAGARENGALRLLRRWKDGKK from the coding sequence ATGGCATCGTCGCCACAGCTCGCAACCGGCACCGCTGCCGATGCGACCGACCAGCGCCGGCCGGCACCCATCCAGGCCGTCCCCCTGCGCCACCCCTGGCGGTGGGTCTCGGGCATCATCGTCGGCCTCGTCGCCGCGACCCTCATCCTGGCGTTCGCGCAGAACCCCAACATCGACTGGCCGACGGTCGGCGAGTACCTCTTCGCCCCGCTGACGCTGCAGGGCCTCGCGACGACCATCTACCTCACGATCGCCGCCATGGCGATCGGCCTCGCCGGCGGTGTCGTCGTGGCCATCATGCGGCTCTCGCCGAACCCCGTGCTGCGGGTCGTGAGCGGGCTCTTCGTCTGGATCTTCCGGGGTACGCCCGTGCTCCTCCAGCTCATCTTCTGGGGATTCATCGGCGCCTTCCTCCCGAAGATCGTGATCGGCATCCCGTTCACCGACGTCGAGTTCTGGTCGATCGGCACGAGCGACCTCATCCCGGCGACCGTCGCCGCGCTCCTCGCACTCGGTCTCAACGAGATGGCGTACGCCTCCGAGATCGTCCGTGCCGGCATCGCATCGGTCGATCACGGTCAGACCGAAGCCGCCCATTCCCTCGGGATGACGCCCGGGCGCACGATGCGGCGCATCGTCCTTCCCCAGGCCATGCGGGTCATCGTTCCTCCGATGGGCAACGAGGTCATCACGATGCTGAAGACGACGGCGCTCGTCTCGGTCATCGCCGGTCGCGACCTGATGTCCAACCTGCAGGCCGCCTACGCCCAGAACTTCAAGATCATCCCGCTCCTCATCGTCGCCGCCATCTGGTACCTCGTGCTCACGAGCATCCTCGCCGTGCCGCAGGCCTGGCTCGAGCGTCGCTTCGGACGCGGTGTCGCGGGTGCCCGCGAGAACGGCGCGCTGAGACTCCTGCGTCGCTGGAAGGACGGAAAGAAGTGA
- a CDS encoding amino acid ABC transporter ATP-binding protein has translation MLPTEPAATAAGASTTTSAIIDARDVYKRFGSLEVLKGITLQVERGQVACLLGPSGSGKSTFLRCINHLEKIDAGMIRVAGRTVGYEERNGKLYELREKDVARQRRGVGMVFQRFNLFPHMTALENITESPVQVLGTPRAAARERAMQLLDRVGLADKASAYPSALSGGQQQRIAIARALAMDPEVMLFDEPTSALDPELVGDVLDVMRDLAASGMTMIVVTHEIGFAREVGDVAVFMDGGVVVEQGHPSHVLVNPREARTQAFLAKVL, from the coding sequence ATGCTCCCCACCGAACCCGCAGCGACCGCCGCAGGGGCATCCACCACGACCAGCGCGATCATCGACGCGCGTGACGTCTACAAGCGCTTCGGATCGCTCGAGGTGCTCAAGGGCATCACCCTCCAGGTCGAGCGCGGTCAGGTCGCGTGCCTCCTCGGACCCTCGGGCTCCGGCAAGTCGACGTTTCTCCGCTGCATCAACCACCTCGAGAAGATCGACGCGGGCATGATCCGCGTCGCGGGCCGCACGGTCGGCTACGAGGAGCGCAACGGCAAGCTCTACGAGCTCCGGGAGAAGGATGTCGCACGCCAGCGCCGCGGCGTCGGCATGGTGTTCCAGCGGTTCAACCTCTTCCCCCATATGACGGCGCTCGAGAACATCACGGAGTCGCCCGTCCAGGTCCTCGGGACGCCGCGGGCCGCGGCCCGCGAGCGCGCCATGCAGCTGCTCGACCGCGTCGGCCTTGCGGACAAGGCCTCGGCGTACCCCAGCGCGCTCTCGGGCGGCCAGCAGCAGCGGATCGCGATCGCACGAGCCCTCGCGATGGATCCCGAGGTCATGCTCTTCGACGAGCCGACCTCGGCCCTCGACCCGGAGCTCGTCGGCGACGTCCTCGACGTCATGCGCGACCTCGCGGCGTCGGGCATGACGATGATCGTCGTGACCCACGAGATCGGCTTCGCCCGCGAGGTCGGCGATGTCGCGGTCTTCATGGACGGCGGCGTCGTCGTCGAGCAGGGGCATCCTTCGCACGTCCTCGTCAACCCGCGGGAGGCCCGCACGCAGGCGTTCCTCGCCAAGGTGCTGTAA
- a CDS encoding ABC transporter substrate-binding protein: MQHVTPRLRRAGLAAAALAATGILVAGCASAAGTETPSNDSAVDGVEIVGVTVDVDEDAQALLPDDIASAGAVKVATDAPYAPFEMFVEEGSDELTGVDVLLGQAIGAKLGIDFDFAQQGFDGIIPALQAGNFDVTMSAMTSSVERMDVLTFVDYSASGTGILTRAGNPDEIETYLDLCGKDVAVQTATSQVDLVNDTWQAECKAEGLEPIALAEFPSDSDAQLAITAGKAVASLLTKPSAGYVAKTTNDGKTFEVVEDPEAPTGYNATLNGIGVLKDNAALAEAIQAALQSLMDDGTYKKILAEFGVEGIGIDEATINGAKS, translated from the coding sequence ATGCAACACGTCACCCCCCGCCTTCGCCGCGCGGGCCTCGCAGCGGCCGCCCTCGCCGCGACCGGCATCCTCGTCGCCGGGTGCGCCTCGGCCGCCGGAACCGAAACCCCCTCCAACGACAGCGCTGTCGACGGCGTCGAGATCGTGGGCGTCACCGTCGACGTCGATGAGGACGCACAAGCGCTGCTTCCCGACGACATCGCCTCAGCCGGCGCGGTCAAGGTCGCGACCGATGCTCCGTACGCGCCGTTCGAGATGTTCGTCGAGGAGGGTTCGGACGAGCTCACCGGTGTCGACGTCCTGCTCGGTCAGGCGATCGGCGCCAAGCTCGGCATCGACTTCGACTTCGCCCAGCAGGGCTTCGACGGGATCATCCCCGCCCTGCAGGCCGGGAACTTCGACGTCACGATGTCGGCCATGACCTCGAGCGTGGAGCGCATGGACGTGCTGACCTTCGTGGACTACTCAGCGTCGGGCACCGGCATCCTGACCCGCGCCGGCAACCCCGACGAGATCGAGACGTACCTCGACCTCTGCGGCAAGGACGTCGCCGTGCAGACGGCGACGAGCCAGGTCGACCTCGTGAACGACACCTGGCAGGCCGAGTGCAAGGCGGAGGGCCTCGAGCCCATCGCGCTCGCCGAGTTCCCCTCCGACTCCGACGCTCAGCTGGCGATCACGGCGGGGAAGGCCGTCGCCTCGCTGCTCACGAAGCCGAGCGCGGGCTACGTCGCCAAGACGACGAACGACGGCAAGACCTTCGAGGTCGTCGAAGACCCCGAGGCGCCCACCGGATACAACGCCACGCTCAACGGCATCGGCGTCCTGAAGGACAACGCGGCTCTGGCCGAGGCGATCCAGGCGGCGCTGCAGTCGCTCATGGACGACGGCACGTACAAGAAGATCCTCGCCGAGTTCGGCGTCGAGGGGATCGGCATCGACGAGGCGACGATCAACGGCGCCAAGTCCTGA
- a CDS encoding AarF/UbiB family protein produces MPTWLLFSLVALAFAALATWVSRRLLETQVGWVRSVVISLAVFSLSIPLVLWMLEQSHIYADGKLLVGWPVAATFFALIIGWVFAIVVVVIVISEFLVPTRPLRNPIVLIRQAIKRRDRARRYAQIVVIASRHGLGLYQNRARGYSEELPEALVSALNEAGVTFVKLGQVLSSREDVLPPEFIRALSTLQMDSTPIPWAEAAAAIRAELKRPLEEVFRSIDETPLAAASVAQVHAATLLDGARVVIKIQRPRARAQVTTDLDILERLAADAERRTEWARELGARALAAEFARALREELDYRVEAANTEMLREAIAKSRSAALNVPKVHSELSTSRMLVLERADGIPFSRLTPDALEPEAARAIVDHVVDSVFEQIAVRGVFHADLHAGNVILAEDRTITLIDFGAVGVLERSVRRLLAPLLVAIANEDDVAATDLVLLLCAPMSGGSVEQTALQHDIGAILTRVAYARSDENVFSALVDVLRKYRLAMPPSLLLVFRTLTSLEGTLRRLVPGYDMVGRGLSQAPQIALQLSSPRRLALDLQAQSAIVAEQLRRMPRRIEGITQSLQDGTFSVRIRALESPEDRRWVDSIVGEVTATIVGVALVATGFFLAVSDVGPALTDDVRAFSFLGSVLGLGGMLLLLRSLSGAFRRRTIDR; encoded by the coding sequence ATGCCGACCTGGCTCCTGTTCTCGCTGGTAGCACTCGCCTTCGCCGCGCTGGCGACCTGGGTCTCGCGCCGCCTGCTCGAGACCCAGGTGGGGTGGGTCCGGTCCGTCGTCATCTCGTTGGCCGTCTTCTCGCTCAGCATCCCGCTGGTGCTGTGGATGCTGGAGCAGTCCCACATCTACGCCGACGGGAAGCTCCTGGTCGGCTGGCCGGTCGCCGCGACCTTCTTCGCCCTGATCATCGGGTGGGTGTTCGCCATCGTGGTGGTCGTCATCGTCATCAGCGAGTTCCTGGTGCCCACCCGTCCGCTGCGCAATCCGATCGTCCTCATCCGTCAGGCCATCAAGCGGCGCGATCGGGCCAGGCGCTACGCGCAGATCGTCGTGATCGCCTCGCGGCACGGGCTGGGGCTCTACCAGAACCGCGCGCGGGGCTACAGCGAAGAGCTTCCTGAGGCGCTCGTCTCCGCCCTGAACGAGGCCGGGGTCACCTTCGTCAAGCTCGGCCAGGTGCTCTCCTCTCGCGAGGACGTGCTGCCGCCCGAGTTCATCAGGGCCCTTTCGACGCTGCAGATGGACTCGACGCCCATCCCGTGGGCGGAGGCGGCCGCGGCGATCCGGGCGGAGCTGAAGCGCCCGTTGGAGGAGGTGTTCCGCTCGATCGATGAGACCCCTCTGGCAGCGGCATCCGTCGCCCAGGTGCACGCGGCGACGCTGCTGGACGGTGCCCGCGTCGTCATCAAGATCCAGCGCCCGCGCGCGCGGGCGCAGGTGACGACCGACCTGGACATCCTCGAGCGACTCGCGGCGGACGCCGAGCGACGCACGGAGTGGGCCCGGGAACTCGGAGCGCGCGCGCTGGCGGCGGAATTCGCGCGCGCCCTTCGCGAAGAACTGGACTACCGCGTCGAGGCCGCGAACACCGAGATGCTCCGCGAGGCGATCGCGAAGTCCCGGTCGGCGGCACTGAACGTCCCGAAGGTGCACTCCGAGCTCTCCACGTCGCGGATGCTCGTGCTCGAGCGCGCGGACGGCATCCCGTTCAGCCGGCTGACGCCGGATGCCCTGGAGCCGGAGGCCGCTCGCGCGATCGTCGATCACGTCGTGGACTCGGTGTTCGAGCAGATCGCGGTGCGCGGCGTCTTCCACGCAGACCTTCACGCGGGCAACGTGATCCTGGCGGAGGACCGGACCATCACGCTGATCGACTTCGGCGCCGTCGGCGTGCTCGAGCGCAGCGTGCGCAGGCTTCTTGCGCCGCTGCTGGTGGCGATCGCCAACGAAGACGACGTGGCGGCCACAGACCTCGTGCTGCTGCTGTGTGCGCCGATGTCCGGCGGGAGCGTCGAGCAGACCGCGCTCCAGCACGACATCGGCGCGATCCTGACGCGCGTGGCATATGCGCGAAGCGACGAGAACGTCTTCAGTGCGCTCGTCGATGTGCTCCGCAAGTATCGGCTGGCGATGCCGCCGTCGCTGCTCCTCGTCTTCCGCACGCTGACGTCGCTCGAGGGCACGCTGCGCAGGCTGGTGCCCGGTTACGACATGGTCGGCCGAGGGCTGTCGCAGGCTCCGCAGATCGCGCTCCAGCTCTCGTCTCCCCGACGACTCGCGCTCGACCTCCAGGCTCAATCGGCGATCGTCGCCGAACAGCTCCGGCGAATGCCCCGCCGCATCGAGGGGATCACCCAGTCGCTGCAGGACGGCACCTTCTCGGTGCGGATCCGAGCCCTGGAGAGCCCCGAGGACCGTCGGTGGGTGGACTCGATCGTCGGGGAGGTCACGGCGACCATCGTCGGCGTCGCACTCGTGGCCACGGGCTTCTTCCTCGCCGTGTCGGATGTCGGCCCCGCGCTGACCGACGACGTGCGGGCATTCTCGTTCCTCGGAAGCGTGCTCGGTCTCGGCGGGATGCTGCTGCTGCTCCGCAGTCTGAGTGGAGCCTTCCGGCGGCGCACCATCGACCGGTGA